The Anolis carolinensis isolate JA03-04 chromosome 2, rAnoCar3.1.pri, whole genome shotgun sequence genome has a window encoding:
- the nanos3 gene encoding nanos homolog 3: MTTLAFDRWRDYFQLAEVVEELRRKPPSEQKQEQGEMQPSSSSSSSSPSSSSSAVCCSFCKQNGESQRIYSSHRLKDEAGDVQCPILRQYTCPQCGATGEKAHTRRFCPQTQKGYVSVYTSCIRNSAGKKKNAKKKVLANAIREGRHHRIIKLEETSGAIQSNPLLRSRKITFKLLWLSLSQQPLSFFLS; encoded by the coding sequence ATGACGACTCTGGCTTTCGACCGGTGGAGGGACTACTTTCAGTTGGCCGAGGTGGTGGAGGAGCTGCGCAGGAAGCCCCCCTCGGAGCAGAAGCAGGAGCAGGGCGAGATGcaaccttcctcctcctcctcctcctcctccccatcttcttcttcctccgccGTGTGCTGCTCCTTCTGCAAGCAGAACGGCGAGTCCCAGCGGATCTACAGCTCCCACCGGCTGAAGGACGAGGCCGGGGACGTCCAGTGCCCCATCCTGAGACAGTACACCTGCCCACAGTGCGGGGCCACCGGAGAGAAGGCCCACACCCGCCGCTTCTGCCCCCAGACCCAGAAGGGCTACGTCTCCGTTTACACCAGCTGCATCCGCAACTCCGCCGGGAAGAAGAAGAACGCGAAGAAAAAGGTATTAGCCAACGCCATCCGGGAAGGAAGGCATCATAGAatcatcaagttggaagagacctcaggggccatccagtccaaccccctgctcagaagcaggaaaattacattcaaacttTTGTGGCTATCCCTTTCACAGCAaccgctttctttctttctctcctag